A region of Sugiyamaella lignohabitans strain CBS 10342 chromosome A, complete sequence DNA encodes the following proteins:
- the RPL28 gene encoding ribosomal 60S subunit protein L28 (Ribosomal 60S subunit protein L28; homologous to mammalian ribosomal protein L27A and bacterial L15; may have peptidyl transferase activity; can mutate to cycloheximide resistance; GO_component: GO:0005737 - cytoplasm [Evidence IEA,IEA]; GO_component: GO:0022625 - cytosolic large ribosomal subunit [Evidence TAS] [PMID 9559554]; GO_component: GO:0005622 - intracellular [Evidence IEA]; GO_component: GO:0005634 - nucleus [Evidence IMP] [PMID 2104804]; GO_component: GO:0030687 - preribosome, large subunit precursor [Evidence IDA] [PMID 23212245]; GO_component: GO:0030529 - ribonucleoprotein complex [Evidence IEA]; GO_component: GO:0005840 - ribosome [Evidence IEA,IEA]; GO_function: GO:0003723 - RNA binding [Evidence IDA] [PMID 6337137]; GO_function: GO:0003735 - structural constituent of ribosome [Evidence IEA]; GO_function: GO:0003735 - structural constituent of ribosome [Evidence TAS] [PMID 9559554]; GO_process: GO:0002181 - cytoplasmic translation [Evidence TAS] [PMID 9559554]; GO_process: GO:0046677 - response to antibiotic [Evidence IEA]; GO_process: GO:0046898 - response to cycloheximide [Evidence IEA]; GO_process: GO:0006412 - translation [Evidence IEA]): MAGGQHHHRTNLDKYHPGYFGKVGMRHFHLQRNHSWAPTLNLDKLWTLVPEEKREKYLAASSSSAAPVIDTLAAGFGKVLGKGKLPTVPVIVKARYVSKLAEEKIKAAGGVVELIA; this comes from the coding sequence ATGGCCGGTGGTCAACACCACCACAGAACCAACCTTGATAAGTACCACCCTGGTTACTTTGGTAAGGTCGGTATGAGACACTTCCACCTCCAAAGAAACCACTCTTGGGCCCCTACCCTCAACCTCGACAAGCTCTGGACCCTCGTTCCTGaggagaagagagagaagtACCTTgctgcttcctcttccAGCGCTGCTCCTGTTATCGACACATTGGCCGCCGGTTTCGGTAAGGTCCTCGGTAAGGGTAAATTACCTACCGTCCCTGTCATTGTCAAGGCCAGATACGTTTCCAAGTTGGCTGAGGAGAAGATCAAGGCCGctggtggtgttgttgagctCATTGCTTAA